TACTAGACATGATAAGAAGGTTGCTGAGCTGagccatttcattttttttctccctcactGTACACACCCATTGcggaaaaaaaggggaaatttAACTGGTTTCATTTTCAGGAGTTTTTGTAAAACTAACCACTTTAACACGACATTTACTTTCAGATTGAGCCTTAAAACAATTTCTGACAAGGAGTCAGTCGACCCCACTCCAACCTCAGTCTACAACTAAAGGGAAAATGCTACCACCACGGTTTGTGTTCATTATACTTctatattttttgttgttgttctcccTTTTGGCAGATTTAGCTGCAGAAGTTCTGTAAATAACATGGAAACATACAGACATACAGACGTTCCAGAAACTCCAAAATTCCTCACATACTCACAATTTCTGTCTCTTCCTCTGCCATTTCCTCTTTGGGAACAAACCCTTGCTCGGTTTGCTCTTCTTCATTCTCCTCGGAGAAGTGGGCGTTTCTCAAGAACTCCTCTATGAGTTCAGGACAGTCCAGGTTGTCCTCGGGTTCCCACGTGTTTTCTGCACTGCGGTTAGAGTTAACAGGAGGAGGGAAAAGCAGTTTTTACTACGGGTTACACAATCAAACCGTTCAAATGACTGGTTCTGCAACATCCCACTCACTCAGTGAAGCCCTTCCACTTCAGGAAGTACTCCACTCTCCCGTTCGAGATTCTGCGGCGAATTATTTTTTCAACCACAAACTCCTGGACAACTGTAGTCTCCTCAGTCTTCCTCTGTTTGGCAGTCTGCTTCTTTCTCATTCTGCCACGATAGAGAATAAGCGAATGAATGAAGGGGTATCAGGGCAATCACAAGAACAGGgagttcatttcttttctttttgtgctaaaaaaacaaactaaacacgTTGGAGTCAAGAACATTCACTTTTATCTCCCTGCTGCTGGGATTGTTTTTCAGCATAACATGGCAGTGGCGACTACTCTGCTGTGCCCTTCAGACAATGATCGGCACACTTGTTACAGCGCTCCACCTGCTGTTTCTGTCGGGTGATTGTGCTCCTTCAGTCCAAAAAAGCAACATGTTAGTATCACCGTGAGCGCCGTTCACTCGGACAGCCTGGTTACGAGCACATTTAGCAAACAGCAGCCCGAAACATGAGTGAATAAAAGCGTGCCTCGGTGACGCATTAGACGCTGTAATGAACAATATGCACGTACGCTCTCGGTGTTTACTTAATCTCGGAGGATAGCCTGCTGCGGTGCCGCTCGGCTCTGCTCTGTGCTTGTCGCTGGAAACAACATGCACACAGCGCCGGTGACGCTGCTTTGAGCTCAAATGTGTCGGTCGGCCTGAATAAATGAGCGAAACAACTTTTCATGAATGAGTTAAAATTAAAGATGGCCGTTGATGCTCGGAGGAAGTGGTTGCCAAGGGAAAAGGTCATGCCAGGAAAACCGGGAGGAGACGACGGGGACGCGCACAGCAGCGACCAATCAGGGAGCAGTCCGCTCGACCGTCCCAGTCCAGCGGTCCGGAACAGCCCTGCCACCCATGGGCGTCAGCAGGGTATGGCAGGGCATGCGCACTTCCTATAATGTATTtcacaaattttattttattttattggaaaCAAAAAGACAGTCCGataacacaataaataaataaatgtattgtgTCTCCTCCCGGGATCGATCCAGGGATCTTGGTGcactttagttttatttaattttagagTACTTCCACGTATTTCCAGTTGATGTTACATAAAGTTCAATACATTTAAGAGAAAAATACCATCCACTTTAAAATGATACAGCGGTGGGTTTATAAAGCAGTTGCAATGAATGTAAATTCCTGGTGGAAATAATGTACTGAATCGCttcattttgtattatttaaaaCGTTTAAtgctatttttaatatttaactttGCATGATATTGTATAGTAGAAGTTTTAATACAGAAAGTATTACTTAGTATTACTTGAGTATACTTTTTTACTGTTTCCAGTGCTGTAAAGACACTGGGCTTTATCGACGGAGATCTGCTCCCCTCAAACTCTGAGGCTGTACTGTTGAAATCGCAGGAAAAACAGTCTTTGGGAGATTTGACTGACAGTTCCCCTCTAGCCAATGAGTaaactcaga
This sequence is a window from Oreochromis aureus strain Israel breed Guangdong linkage group 11, ZZ_aureus, whole genome shotgun sequence. Protein-coding genes within it:
- the cbx3b gene encoding chromobox protein homolog 3b is translated as MRKKQTAKQRKTEETTVVQEFVVEKIIRRRISNGRVEYFLKWKGFTDAENTWEPEDNLDCPELIEEFLRNAHFSEENEEEQTEQGFVPKEEMAEEETEISCVQEAQAVKTDNSVLQPDDEQTDSPSDLSTYLEPECIIGSTDRKGELMFLVKWKNSDDVALLPAREASARCPQVVIDFYEQKLTWHCGDDEQ